The following proteins come from a genomic window of Maribacter sp. HTCC2170:
- a CDS encoding mannonate dehydratase yields MKLGFGLYKHMLNEDHYKFAKQCGATHLVVHMVDYFGHEKNDKNNANQPVGEEEGWGKAGDPNHIWTLEELMAIKKEINAHGLVWEAIENFDPAHWHDILLDGPKKEEQMNNIKQLIRNVGAAGIPIFGYNFSLAGVAARTQGEYARGEAVSVGMEGGDDTPIPNGMVWNMVYDEKAPEGSIPKIEHEELWNRLQYFLDEILPIAEEAGVKMAAHPDDPPLPYVRNTPRLVFQPDLYQKLIDMNPSSANNLEFCLGSIAEMTEGNVYDATESYSQQGKIGYIHFRNIKGKVPNYKEVFVDEGDIDMFKILKILKKNNFDGVLIPDHTPQMTCDAPWYAGMAYAMGYMKAAMSLL; encoded by the coding sequence ATGAAATTAGGATTCGGATTATACAAGCATATGTTGAATGAGGACCATTATAAATTTGCCAAACAATGTGGCGCCACGCATTTGGTAGTGCATATGGTAGATTATTTTGGACACGAAAAGAATGATAAGAATAACGCAAATCAACCAGTTGGGGAAGAGGAAGGCTGGGGAAAGGCCGGTGACCCTAATCATATTTGGACTTTGGAGGAGCTAATGGCTATTAAGAAGGAAATCAATGCACATGGATTAGTATGGGAAGCAATAGAAAATTTTGATCCTGCTCACTGGCACGATATTTTGTTAGACGGTCCCAAGAAAGAGGAACAGATGAACAACATAAAGCAATTGATTCGCAATGTTGGTGCCGCAGGGATTCCCATTTTTGGGTATAATTTCTCCTTGGCTGGAGTAGCTGCAAGAACACAAGGCGAATATGCTAGAGGAGAAGCAGTATCAGTAGGAATGGAAGGTGGGGATGATACACCAATACCCAACGGCATGGTATGGAACATGGTATACGATGAAAAAGCTCCAGAAGGTTCAATACCAAAAATTGAACATGAGGAACTATGGAACCGATTGCAATATTTTCTAGATGAAATATTACCAATAGCTGAAGAAGCTGGAGTTAAAATGGCAGCGCATCCCGATGACCCACCATTGCCTTATGTGAGGAATACGCCCAGATTGGTGTTTCAACCGGATTTATATCAAAAATTGATTGACATGAACCCAAGCTCGGCCAATAATTTGGAATTCTGTTTAGGCTCCATTGCCGAGATGACCGAGGGGAATGTGTATGATGCTACCGAAAGCTATAGTCAGCAAGGTAAAATTGGGTATATCCATTTTAGAAATATCAAAGGCAAGGTGCCTAATTATAAAGAAGTATTTGTGGACGAGGGAGATATAGACATGTTCAAAATCTTGAAGATTTTAAAGAAAAACAATTTTGACGGAGTTTTGATTCCCGACCATACGCCGCAAATGACATGTGATGCTCCATGGTATGCAGGAATGGCTTATGCTATGGGATATATGAAAGCTGCTATGTCGCTTTTATAA
- a CDS encoding lactonase family protein has product MAFLTFFIGSYTQFLSPEIVGSGNGISTVQLNEDTGKLSVLHTQNTISPSYLALSEDNNYLYCNTEVIEEENPMVQAYRINDDYSLEFLNEQPIKGGCPCHNEVFDNRVLVACYISGNMLEYPLDDSGELMKCVNNHQHSGSSINLVRQEAPHAHHITVHPNRKDVYVCDLGIDTVKAYKFNDDRLGPNSLGDIDIVKGGGPRHLVLNKEGSLGYVINELTSVVSVLKKDEAKFKQIDFYESLPDSYQGARSASAIRIHPNNKFLYVGNRQFDGITIFKTEGEELKLVGYQKTEGKELREFNISPSGKWLIACHQNSNDTVVYKIQADGNLNETYRTKEIKTPVCVVFFK; this is encoded by the coding sequence ATGGCGTTTTTGACTTTCTTTATAGGCAGTTACACCCAATTTCTTTCACCTGAAATTGTAGGTTCCGGGAATGGGATATCTACCGTTCAATTGAACGAGGATACCGGCAAACTTTCAGTATTGCATACTCAAAATACAATCAGTCCGAGTTACCTGGCTTTAAGCGAGGACAACAATTATTTGTATTGTAACACTGAGGTAATTGAGGAGGAGAATCCCATGGTTCAGGCCTATAGGATCAACGATGATTATTCATTGGAATTTTTAAATGAACAACCAATTAAAGGGGGATGCCCATGTCATAACGAAGTCTTTGATAATAGAGTTTTAGTGGCATGCTATATTTCAGGTAATATGCTTGAATACCCTTTGGATGATTCCGGGGAATTGATGAAATGTGTCAATAACCATCAGCATTCCGGGTCGAGTATTAATTTGGTACGGCAGGAAGCCCCACACGCACATCATATTACTGTCCATCCAAATAGAAAAGATGTGTATGTCTGCGATTTAGGTATCGATACAGTTAAAGCTTACAAGTTTAATGATGACAGATTAGGACCTAACTCACTTGGTGACATAGATATTGTTAAAGGTGGAGGCCCACGTCATTTGGTGCTCAACAAAGAGGGTAGTTTAGGGTACGTAATCAATGAACTGACTAGTGTGGTTTCAGTTTTAAAGAAGGATGAAGCGAAATTCAAACAAATTGACTTCTATGAGTCTTTGCCAGATTCTTATCAAGGTGCTCGAAGTGCCTCGGCCATAAGAATTCACCCCAATAACAAGTTTTTGTATGTAGGCAATAGGCAATTTGATGGGATTACGATTTTCAAGACAGAAGGTGAGGAATTGAAATTGGTAGGGTATCAGAAAACAGAAGGCAAAGAACTAAGAGAATTTAATATTTCACCAAGTGGCAAATGGCTGATTGCTTGTCATCAAAATTCAAATGACACTGTAGTATATAAAATACAGGCCGATGGAAATTTGAATGAAACGTACCGAACAAAGGAGATAAAAACTCCAGTTTGTGTGGTATTTTTTAAGTGA
- a CDS encoding SDR family NAD(P)-dependent oxidoreductase, with translation MIEIDLKGKRVLVTGGSRGIGAEICRKLAACGAEVFINYNSNEQSAQDLANEISNSYGVRTGIACADVSKAEQVKQMFLKMDGVMGGIDILVNNAGTESIHHVLDLVEEEWDRVINVNLKGPFLCSKEAGDRMEKNGGGVIINISSIHDVVPRKGLIHYCSAKAGLKMLSKCLSLELAENNIRVVSVAPGAISTEMNRDEIAKFGKKKFENWIPQGRIGDVDDVAHTVAFMASDLGGYINGSDIYIDGAYMNNTIQYDPRPPRLNESE, from the coding sequence ATGATAGAAATTGATTTAAAAGGCAAAAGAGTTTTGGTCACAGGAGGCAGTAGAGGAATAGGGGCTGAAATATGTAGAAAATTGGCTGCTTGTGGGGCGGAGGTTTTTATCAATTATAATAGCAATGAACAAAGTGCACAAGATCTAGCAAATGAAATAAGCAATTCTTATGGGGTTAGAACAGGCATTGCTTGTGCAGATGTGTCCAAGGCTGAACAGGTAAAGCAAATGTTCTTGAAAATGGATGGGGTAATGGGAGGTATAGATATTTTGGTAAACAATGCAGGCACCGAATCAATTCATCATGTATTGGATTTGGTCGAAGAGGAATGGGACCGAGTAATCAATGTGAATTTAAAAGGACCTTTTTTATGTTCCAAAGAAGCTGGAGATAGAATGGAAAAAAATGGAGGAGGAGTCATCATAAATATTTCTTCCATTCATGATGTAGTACCAAGAAAAGGATTGATTCATTATTGTTCCGCGAAAGCCGGTCTTAAAATGCTGTCAAAATGCCTTTCACTAGAATTGGCCGAAAATAATATAAGGGTGGTGTCCGTTGCCCCGGGTGCAATTTCCACTGAAATGAACCGTGATGAAATTGCAAAGTTCGGGAAGAAGAAATTTGAAAACTGGATTCCTCAGGGCAGAATAGGTGATGTAGACGATGTAGCCCATACAGTCGCGTTTATGGCAAGTGATTTAGGTGGTTATATCAATGGGTCTGACATCTATATTGATGGGGCCTATATGAACAATACCATTCAATATGACCCACGACCACCAAGATTGAATGAGTCCGAATAA
- a CDS encoding sugar porter family MFS transporter translates to MNKKSSFYLLAISFVSTIGGFLFGYDTAIISGCNSFLESQYNLSASMLGWVVSSALLGTILGCLISGKVTDKYGRKKTLLLAATCLTISAFGSMLPPQFLGNLDSTFWITSSLDSSFLTLIVVRIIGGIGVGITSVVAPIYISELTMPEKRGKMVSLYQLSITLGILLAFLVDWIVLNQAGDKAGIISGAEVGLWDWLFVEELWRGMFGTEIPIAILFLVLLMFVPESPRWQVVNGKEEEAFVTMTRLGNADMAKTQMAEMKEATVQETQGYKELFKPYLRRPLLIGILLPMFAHLSGIAAIMYFAPNILNESIKSVESSFLGAVLVGLVNSIFTFIAIMNIERYGRRKLLLIGVVGAAISLMGVGVLFAIGSNLVIIPLLIYVACFAFSYGPIVWVIISEIFPTKIRGLAVSIGSLSLMVTGFFITLTNPVFIETIKPSGTFFLYGALTIPAIWFIWKYVPETKGKTLEEIELSWKRINDKQQKGINETD, encoded by the coding sequence ATGAACAAAAAATCTTCTTTTTACCTTCTTGCCATAAGTTTTGTCTCGACAATTGGGGGGTTTCTATTCGGTTATGATACGGCAATCATATCTGGTTGTAATTCTTTTTTGGAAAGTCAATACAATCTATCGGCAAGTATGTTGGGATGGGTAGTCTCCTCTGCATTGTTAGGTACTATTTTGGGGTGTTTAATTTCAGGAAAAGTAACAGATAAATATGGACGCAAAAAAACCTTGCTGTTGGCTGCAACTTGTTTAACCATTTCAGCTTTTGGTTCGATGTTGCCACCTCAATTTTTAGGTAATCTAGATTCCACATTTTGGATAACTTCAAGTTTGGATTCATCTTTTCTAACACTAATCGTAGTTAGAATAATTGGAGGTATAGGTGTGGGTATAACCTCAGTGGTAGCTCCTATTTATATTTCAGAATTAACCATGCCAGAGAAAAGAGGAAAAATGGTTTCCCTATATCAATTGTCAATTACATTGGGTATTCTTCTGGCATTTCTTGTTGATTGGATTGTACTTAATCAAGCTGGTGATAAGGCAGGGATTATTAGTGGCGCTGAAGTCGGTCTTTGGGACTGGCTATTTGTTGAAGAGCTTTGGAGAGGCATGTTCGGTACCGAAATACCGATTGCCATTCTATTTTTGGTGTTGTTGATGTTCGTTCCTGAAAGTCCAAGATGGCAGGTGGTCAATGGTAAAGAGGAAGAAGCTTTTGTAACTATGACAAGGTTGGGTAATGCGGACATGGCAAAAACCCAAATGGCAGAAATGAAAGAAGCCACTGTACAAGAAACCCAAGGATATAAGGAATTATTCAAACCCTATTTGCGCAGACCTTTATTAATAGGGATACTGCTACCGATGTTCGCACATTTGAGTGGTATTGCCGCCATTATGTATTTTGCTCCTAATATCTTGAATGAATCAATCAAGAGTGTTGAAAGCTCTTTTCTTGGTGCAGTTTTGGTAGGCCTGGTCAATTCAATTTTCACCTTTATCGCGATAATGAACATAGAACGTTATGGTAGACGAAAACTATTATTGATTGGTGTTGTGGGCGCCGCCATTTCACTTATGGGAGTTGGTGTATTGTTTGCTATTGGATCCAACTTGGTGATAATTCCACTATTGATTTATGTAGCATGCTTCGCATTTTCTTATGGACCTATTGTTTGGGTTATTATCAGCGAGATATTTCCAACTAAAATAAGAGGGCTTGCTGTAAGCATTGGAAGCCTTTCCTTAATGGTTACGGGTTTTTTTATAACCTTGACGAATCCTGTTTTTATAGAGACCATAAAGCCTTCTGGCACATTCTTTCTTTATGGGGCATTGACGATTCCAGCCATTTGGTTCATTTGGAAATATGTCCCAGAAACAAAGGGTAAAACATTAGAAGAAATTGAATTGTCCTGGAAAAGGATAAATGACAAACAACAGAAGGGGATAAATGAAACTGATTGA
- a CDS encoding RraA family protein, whose product MTTLWKNDKELFEIAKKELFVALVGDILDKMGYLHQFLPPNIKPLNNDFVVIGRAMPVLEADVFEEVVENTNNPLMQKPFGIMFEALDSLKEGEVYICSGSSPNYALWGGLMSTRAMKLGAAGAVVNGYSRDTKEILSLEYPTFSFGGYAQDQGPRGKVIDYRVPIEIAGIRIHPGDVVYGDVDGVLIVPKAAVKEAFTGAIEKARGEQLVKKALQAGMSTVDAFEKFGIM is encoded by the coding sequence ATGACAACACTTTGGAAAAATGATAAAGAGCTTTTTGAAATAGCGAAGAAGGAACTTTTTGTAGCATTGGTTGGTGATATCTTGGATAAAATGGGATACCTACATCAGTTTCTTCCCCCGAACATAAAACCCTTGAATAATGATTTTGTTGTTATTGGAAGGGCAATGCCGGTTTTGGAGGCCGATGTATTTGAAGAGGTTGTAGAAAATACCAATAATCCCTTAATGCAAAAGCCATTTGGAATTATGTTCGAAGCGTTGGATAGTCTAAAGGAAGGCGAGGTTTATATCTGTTCGGGCTCCTCACCCAATTATGCGCTTTGGGGAGGACTAATGAGCACAAGAGCAATGAAACTAGGGGCGGCTGGTGCAGTAGTTAATGGGTATTCTAGGGATACCAAAGAAATTCTCAGTTTAGAATATCCTACTTTTTCGTTTGGAGGTTATGCACAGGATCAAGGACCACGAGGCAAGGTAATCGATTATAGAGTTCCTATAGAAATTGCTGGGATTCGTATTCATCCCGGTGATGTTGTATATGGCGATGTTGATGGCGTTTTGATCGTGCCTAAAGCAGCAGTTAAGGAAGCTTTTACAGGAGCAATTGAAAAGGCACGAGGTGAACAATTGGTTAAAAAGGCGTTGCAAGCTGGAATGAGTACCGTCGACGCTTTTGAGAAATTTGGAATTATGTAG